GTACTTGCTACGACTCACAGCAGTGAAGGCTTGAATCAAATGACCTACAATCGTTGTGTGGGTACACGTTATTGCGCTAATAACTGTCCATATAAGGTGCGGCGCTTTAACTGGTTTTCTTACTATACGAATGAAAAGTTTGAGGCTGTGAACGGACATATGTTCACAGACCTCGGCCGCATGGTCTTGAACCCAGACGTAACTGTACGGGCGCGCGGTGTAATGGAGAAATGCAGCTTCTGCGTACAGCGCATCCAACTTGCTAAGCTGGAAGCCAAAAAAGAGCGTCGTCGTCCAGTAGATGGTGAGGTAGTAACGGCCTGCGCCCAATCTTGCCCAACACAGGCTATTATTTTTGGTGACCTACGGGACCCTAATTCTCGGGTTTCACAGGTGACGCGTCGGGAAGATGGCGAGCGTGGCTTCCATGTACTTGATGCTATAAACGTGCAGCCAAACATCACGTATCTAACTAAGATTCGTAATGTGGAGCCAAGCAAAAAGCTAACAGTTTAGAAACAGCGAAGAGACAAGATATTATAACACTGATATAAGAACCTGTCTCGCCACTTTTTACATTCAATATTATGCAGCACGTATCGCCAGTAAGAGAGCCGCTCGTAACGGGGGGCAAAACTTACCACGACATCACGGAAGACGTGTGCCGCCAGGTGGAAGCTAAGCCAAACATCCGGTGGATGGCAGCCCTGAGCGTAGCGCTCTTTTTTCTAGGCATCTTTTTCTATTCTGTATACCGGACCTTATGGTATGGTATAGGAGAATGGGGCCTGAACAAAACAGTTGGCTGGGCTTGGGACATCACCAACTTCGTATGGTGGGTGGGTATTGGTCATGCTGGCACTTTGATCTCAGCGGTACTGCTGTTGTTCCGTCAGAAATGGCGGAGTTCAATTAACCGTGCAGCTGAAGCCATGACTATCTTCGCTGTAATATGTGCTGCCATGTTCCCGGTTTTGCACATGGGCCGTCCTTGGTTGGCCTATTGGGTATTTCCGTTCCAGAATACATTTGGCTCACTGTGGGTGAACTTTAATTCCCCACTTTTGTGGGACGTATTTGCAATCTCCACATACTTCTCGGTTTCCTTAGTATTCTGGTACATCGGACTTATTCCTGATTTTGCCACCATTCGGGATCGTGCAAAAGGACCTATTGCTAAGCGTGCATATGCTTTATTAAGCTTCGGTTGGAAAGGATCGGCTAAAGCTTGGTCACGTTATGAGACGGTTTCTCTGATATTGGCTGGTGTTGCAACTCCTCTGGTGCTTTCAGTTCACACTATTGTATCGATGGACTTTGCTACCTCTGTCGTACCTGGTTGGCACACTACTATCTTCCCGCCTTACTTTGTTGCAGGAGCTATATTCTCGGGCTTTGCAATGGTATTAACTCTAATGCTTATCACGCGGGTTGTATTCAAGCTTGAGGACTATATTACGATAGAACACATTGCTCTCATGAATAAAATCATGATGATCACAGGTTCTATTGTAGGTGTTGCCTATATCACAGAGTTCTTTATTGCTTGGTACTCACAAGTGGAATTTGAGCAATACGCCTTCATTAACCGAGCTACAGGACCGTATTGGTGGGCGTATGCCTCGATGATGACATGCAACGTAATCACACCTCAATTGGTATGGTTTCGTCGCATCCGTTATAGCATTCCGGCCACGTTCATTCTATCCATTATTGTGAACATCGGTATGTGGTTCGAGCGTTTCGTAATTATCGTTACTTCCTTACACCGTGATTACTTGCCTTCTAGCT
The window above is part of the Hymenobacter radiodurans genome. Proteins encoded here:
- the nrfD gene encoding NrfD/PsrC family molybdoenzyme membrane anchor subunit; protein product: MQHVSPVREPLVTGGKTYHDITEDVCRQVEAKPNIRWMAALSVALFFLGIFFYSVYRTLWYGIGEWGLNKTVGWAWDITNFVWWVGIGHAGTLISAVLLLFRQKWRSSINRAAEAMTIFAVICAAMFPVLHMGRPWLAYWVFPFQNTFGSLWVNFNSPLLWDVFAISTYFSVSLVFWYIGLIPDFATIRDRAKGPIAKRAYALLSFGWKGSAKAWSRYETVSLILAGVATPLVLSVHTIVSMDFATSVVPGWHTTIFPPYFVAGAIFSGFAMVLTLMLITRVVFKLEDYITIEHIALMNKIMMITGSIVGVAYITEFFIAWYSQVEFEQYAFINRATGPYWWAYASMMTCNVITPQLVWFRRIRYSIPATFILSIIVNIGMWFERFVIIVTSLHRDYLPSSWVMFSPTWVDIGIYVGTLGLFFTLFLLFAKFFPVVNMAEVKTILKYGVDNGPTYTANHNHGHQVAPVHQPVAPALPASAPVNYNKHD